The Halichondria panicea chromosome 17, odHalPani1.1, whole genome shotgun sequence DNA segment ctgtataatgtataataattattgcaacaaGCCATGTAAATGTTGTGCTTTGGgtacatacatgactgtatactaTAATGATGATGTGATACCTTCGTATTTTTGTCTTTACTTTCTTTACAAAGATCTATTGCCTCTTGCATGTATTTCTTGTCATCTTCATTGTATGGTTCTGCATCGCATGGTATCTCCTCCACTACTTGGTCATCTTGGTCATTAGCCCCTAGAGATCAcacactgtaataattatagtagtcgATACCTAGCATCAGGAGTGCTAGCGTATATACTGACCTTTTTTTCTGTCACCTGGAGAGGCCTCCTCTGGTTGTATCTCACCAGCCACTCCCCTAGGTCCAACCAAGGCTGCACTGTCCGCCTGTTGTCGTTTGGTAGCTTTAAAGTCAATAACCTCTCTCACTTTCTGACTTTGATCTTCACATCCAATGTCTTCCAGATTTTTAGCTAGTTTCTCTAATTCTAATTTGCCATTATCTTTGAGGTACTTGAGTACTCTAAAGTGATCTGTAATGCCATCAGGCACATCATCATAGAGGCTGATTAGCTCTGTGAACTTAGCTTCTGGCAGTGTGTCACCAATATCCACCAGTAGTCCATCAATTGCCAACCTCTCAATAGGTTGTAGCCATGCTTGCTTTATTGTGAGCTTTGTGTCTGTCTACATGACACTGTAATGTCAGTTATGGTAACTGTTTAGGGGTTTTCCCTGGGACCCTCCCTTCGCTCACGTACATAGCGAGTGGATCACAATCgattagctatagctactgtaTAATTCTCTCCCACAACCATTAAATTGTTTCTCTTATCACAATAGCTTATTGTTACTGTACTCTACAGAGAACCCAAGCTGCTGGTGAATGGTCTAACCATGTTGAGAGCCTGTGTTATTGTACCACCTCAACATTTATGTACCCCTTGTTGCTTGCCAGTTTAAGTTCAAACGTTCAAAAATTGTTATACATAATGTAAATAGTGATGGGATTGGGAtaacacacacgtacgtaaACTAACGTATTCTCTACAGTTGGTAGGTGGGTAGCCTGGTGAACTTGCTTTTATCCAGTCTCCTGTTCATAACAAGAGTATGATTGATTACAACACAATGAAATTACTTACCTTATTTTAATATCTGCTTTCTTTATAATACGCTTTGATGCTTTTGTGAATGGTTTATCTTTATAAATATCATCGATAAAAACCACTGTTGTTATTCCATaatccacacacacctgagCATCACGATTGGCTGGGAACAGTGTTGTATACAGAGTACTGCCGCTGATACCATCTTTAGTCCATCTCTCAGTAGCATCAATGATGGCAGCTATTGCCGAGTGGACCACTGAAGTAGGCCAATTACATTTTGTACTAGTGGTCCATTATTCAATTTCTTACCATAGAGGTATTTTTTGTCTAGTGAACTTTTAGCTTCATCAGATGTCCATGGGAAATCTAGTTCTTGTCCCCTACACAGAGGCATCCTGTTATATCCTCTACCTATTACCCCATTTTGAGTGTGAACCAGTACACTTCCAACctgtacaatgtattgtaAGGTTAAAATGAAGATGCGTAGCTATAATAGACGTGATATACCTTTGTTTTCTTGTCTTTACTTTCTTTACAAAGATCTATTGCCTCTTGCATGTATTTCATGTCATCTTCATTGTATGGTTCTGCATCGCATGGTATCTCCTCCACCACTTCATCAGCCGTGTATGGATCATCTTGGTCATTAGTCCCTAGAAATCACACACTgtgatacagtacatgtagatttaatgatagctagcatactgaccTTTCTTTCTGACACCTGGAGAGGCCTCCTCTGGTTGTATCTCACCAGCTACTCCCCTAATTCCAACGTAGGCTGCACTATTCTTCCGTTGTCGTATTGTAGCTTTGAAGTCAGTAAACTCTCTCACTTTCTGACTTTCATCTTCACATCTAATGTCTTCCAGATTATTAGCTAGCTCCTCTAATTCTAGTTTGCCGTTATCTTTGAGGTACTTGAGTACTCTAAAGTGATCTGTAATGCCATCAGGAACTGGCACATCATAGAGGCTGATTAGCTCTGTGAACTTAGCTACTGTTAGTGTGTCACCAATATCCACCAGTAGTCCATCAATTAGCCTGTTAGATGCGGCCATGCTTGCTTTCTTTATTGTGGGCTTTGTGGTTTAATTGTCTTGACACTATACTAACAATAATGATTACATAATGACGTACTTATTATAACTATTTAGGGGTTTTCTCTGGGCCCCCCATTGTTTtacgtatgtacgtacatgtagctacatgtatgtcctTTGTAGGCTAAGTGAGTGGGTCACAACCGAttactatatatagcaatTGTTTCTCTTATCAGATAACACACAATGATTTATTGTTATTGTATACTCTGTAGGGAACCCAAGCTGCACTGCAGCCGACAGGTGCTGGGGGAAAGTGCTGAGTCATCAAGAATCACCTCTGTACAGTGCAACTGTAATGGATCCAAAATCAGTATTCTCTCCAACAGTGTAAGTACACCATCAtaacgtgtgtgtgtagtgtgtactgtctcccgcccacacacacacacacaggctggcTCACAGCTCCACCAGCTCACACTATGGGATGTAGACACTGACACTGTCAAAATATTCAACCCTGCCGTTCTcctaggccacacccacccaccaggaaaccacacccctcaATACACCACCCTCCCTCCCGAGCTACCAGAGCCTACTATCAAAGAGCAACACTCTCAATTGAAGGCATTGATCAATCATGATATTGTAGACAGCCACTGGGACTCTAATGAACCTCGGCTGTTGGTCCTAGTCACTAGAGGCAAGGCTAGTGAAGGGACCAAGAAGGGGAAACACATACAGGTAAGAGAGGTGTATGGTTGTATACTcaaggtgtgagtgtgtcccCGTGTATAGCCAGGTGCTGTGTTGGTATCCTTGCTCGTAGCACaggatgtgggtgtggtcatcaGTGATGTACTGACGATGGAGCCACACTGGAAAGGTGTGAACAATGTCATAGTGTTACTCCACTCATTTATTTGATCAACATTTGCAGGCCTAGTTGGAGTCAGTGTACCGTTCTTCTACATCAACCAGAAGGTGAACAcctagtacactgtactgggATAATACCATGACACTGTACCTCTTATACCCTAATCACTGAATGCCATACTCTACCTTGCACTATTGTACCCTACCTTGTACTATTGTACCCCTCCTCTACACAGGGAGGTGAGATACGGGACACTCCATCATTTGTGGGCCGTGTGACGATGAGAGGATTCTCTGGCCTGGAGGACAGTGAGGAGACTGCCCTCCACGCTATGATGGAGTTCACCTATCACTCCACTATTGGGAATATGGACGAGGCCTTCAGGGCAATCAAACTCATCAAGAGGTGAGAGGAATGGTTGGAATTTTGTCTACAGAATCTAGGCTTGCAATCGTAGCTATATTGACTATCTGTTAGCATGTAGCTATTGTGTTTGCTTGTCTAAAATGATGTTTCAACCACATTTTTCCTTTGGTGTAGTGAGGGTGTTTGGGAGAACATGGCGCGTATGTGTGTCAAGACCCAGCGTCTAGACGTGGCAGCTGTGTGCCTGGGTAATATGGGGAGTGCTCGAGGGGCTAAGGCCGTGAGGGAAGCCATGAAGATACCAGAGCCAGAGGCACGACTGGCAGTGTTAGCCGTTCAATTAGGCATGCTGGTGAGTGAGTGTGGAGCATCTTATAGTCAGGCTTACCCTTGTCAATAAAGTTGGAGACATGGCATGTACCAATACATAAGCTTAGAGATTTGGCATTATTGCTAACACCAGTTCAAGTTAGTAAAGCCAACTGGTtgtgtgtgcacacacacacactgactgtaGGAGGAAGCAGAAGATCTCTACAAGAAAAGCAAGCGCTATGACCTA contains these protein-coding regions:
- the LOC135351023 gene encoding uncharacterized protein LOC135351023 isoform X1 — protein: MAASNRLIDGLLVDIGDTLTVAKFTELISLYDVPVPDGITDHFRVLKYLKDNGKLELEELANNLEDIRCEDESQKVREFTDFKATIRQRKNSAAYVGIRGVAGEIQPEEASPGVRKKGTNDQDDPYTADEVVEEIPCDAEPYNEDDMKYMQEAIDLCKESKDKKTKVGSVLVHTQNGVIGRGYNRMPLCRGQELDFPWTSDEAKSSLDKKYLYVVHSAIAAIIDATERWTKDGISGSTLYTTLFPANRDAQVCVDYGITTVVFIDDIYKDKPFTKASKRIIKKADIKIRRLDKSKFTRLPTYQL
- the LOC135351023 gene encoding uncharacterized protein LOC135351023 isoform X2, which codes for MAASNRLIDGLLVDIGDTLTVAKFTELISLYDVPVPDGITDHFRVLKYLKDNGKLELEELANNLEDIRCEDESQKVREFTDFKATIRQRKNSAAYVGIRGVAGEIQPEEASPGVRKKGTNDQDDPYTADEVVEEIPCDAEPYNEDDMKYMQEAIDLCKESKDKKTKVGSVLVHTQNGVIGRGYNRMPLCRGQELDFPWTSDEAKSSLDKKYLYVVHSAIAAIIDATERWTKDGISGSTLYTTLFPANRDAQINHSQKHQSVL